One Paenibacillus sp. FSL H7-0737 DNA segment encodes these proteins:
- a CDS encoding aminotransferase class I/II-fold pyridoxal phosphate-dependent enzyme, translating to MNKLQRCRAPIYEMLEQYRIMGNRSYHVPGHKNGEAYEGVEGAGFLDEVMKYDVTEISGTDDLHHPEGVIKEAQELAADCFGAEESFFLVGGSTAGNLALILTACPEPGMIMIVQRNVHKSVIHGLMLAGVRAVFLEPLIDPLSGLAVAPAAKAVKAALAAYPEAAAVLVTMPNYYGMGSDFAPLASICHDSGVPLLVDEAHGAHYGQHPALPAGALACGADGVVQSTHKMLTAMTMGAMLHVQGPRLNRALLRQRLAMVQSSSPSYPMMASLDLARRLLHSRGKGAFSAGLAAVDVLRRGLAELPRYGLVQPAEPLHPNTPPDSLAAYVTQDPFKVVIYDATGVLSGFELQRKLEIKGCVPEMSDDRHVVLLFSLGSKAEDADHLLQALREIDSEEPSESQNAPDLSGARNISTWNNFHFLQISDPVPFSLKPVSANEIESIDLEHCVGRVAAEMVIPYPPGIPVLYPGEVITDQIQRRLAGLAKGGAKFQACADPVLQRIEVYNIQKGGEA from the coding sequence ATGAATAAATTACAACGTTGTAGGGCGCCTATATACGAAATGCTGGAACAATATAGAATTATGGGTAATAGATCATATCATGTGCCAGGTCATAAGAATGGAGAGGCATATGAGGGCGTTGAAGGCGCTGGCTTTTTAGATGAGGTAATGAAGTATGATGTTACGGAAATTTCTGGAACGGATGATCTTCATCATCCTGAGGGAGTTATCAAGGAAGCGCAAGAGTTGGCAGCAGACTGCTTTGGAGCAGAGGAAAGCTTTTTTCTGGTTGGAGGGAGCACAGCCGGCAATCTGGCTCTTATTCTAACCGCTTGTCCCGAGCCTGGAATGATTATGATTGTTCAACGCAATGTGCATAAGTCAGTCATTCATGGACTGATGTTGGCTGGAGTACGTGCTGTTTTTCTGGAGCCTCTGATTGATCCACTTAGCGGCTTGGCAGTGGCGCCGGCGGCCAAAGCTGTTAAGGCTGCACTTGCAGCCTATCCTGAAGCCGCAGCTGTACTTGTTACTATGCCGAATTATTACGGCATGGGTAGTGATTTTGCGCCCCTCGCGAGTATTTGTCACGACAGCGGTGTACCGCTGCTTGTGGATGAGGCGCATGGGGCGCATTACGGGCAGCACCCGGCGCTGCCAGCCGGGGCACTTGCTTGTGGCGCGGACGGCGTCGTGCAGTCCACGCACAAGATGCTCACAGCGATGACCATGGGCGCTATGCTGCATGTCCAAGGGCCGCGGCTCAACCGCGCCCTGCTCCGGCAGCGGCTCGCCATGGTGCAGAGCTCCAGCCCATCATATCCTATGATGGCGTCGCTGGATCTTGCCCGGCGGCTGCTGCACAGCCGGGGCAAGGGTGCCTTCTCGGCGGGGCTGGCCGCCGTGGACGTTCTACGGCGCGGGCTCGCGGAGCTGCCGCGCTACGGACTAGTGCAGCCGGCAGAGCCGCTGCACCCGAATACGCCGCCTGATTCTTTGGCGGCGTATGTGACACAGGACCCCTTTAAAGTCGTCATTTATGACGCCACCGGGGTCCTGAGCGGCTTCGAGCTGCAGCGCAAGCTCGAAATAAAGGGCTGCGTGCCGGAGATGAGCGATGACCGGCACGTAGTGCTGCTGTTCAGCCTTGGATCGAAGGCTGAAGATGCAGATCATTTGCTGCAGGCGCTGCGGGAAATAGATTCGGAGGAACCTTCCGAATCACAGAACGCCCCCGACTTATCAGGCGCTCGCAATATTTCCACGTGGAACAATTTCCATTTTTTACAAATCTCAGATCCTGTCCCCTTCTCATTGAAGCCGGTGTCAGCAAATGAAATTGAAAGCATTGATCTTGAACATTGCGTGGGTAGAGTGGCGGCAGAGATGGTTATTCCCTATCCACCAGGCATCCCGGTATTATATCCGGGTGAAGTGATCACAGATCAGATCCAAAGAAGGCTGGCTGGTTTAGCCAAAGGAGGCGCCAAATTCCAGGCTTGTGCTGATCCGGTCTTGCAGCGTATTGAGGTATACAACATTCAGAAAGGCGGAGAAGCATAA
- a CDS encoding sigma factor G inhibitor Gin, whose amino-acid sequence MEQQTGQACIICGQVKEEGIVIVSHFICEECEAEMIRTEAEDAKYRFFIGRMKKIGLQKNA is encoded by the coding sequence ATGGAACAGCAAACCGGGCAAGCTTGTATCATTTGTGGACAGGTAAAAGAGGAAGGTATTGTGATTGTCTCGCATTTTATTTGTGAGGAATGTGAGGCTGAGATGATACGTACCGAGGCTGAAGATGCCAAGTACCGTTTTTTTATCGGCCGGATGAAGAAGATTGGATTGCAAAAGAACGCCTAA
- the tmk gene encoding dTMP kinase, whose protein sequence is MGKEGFFITLEGGEGSGKTTVLGRVTAYLQNRSMPYRITREPGGVEIAEKIRSIILDPAHTAMDARTEALLYAASRSQHLAEVVEPALREGLTVLCDRFVDSSLVYQGHARGLGIEEVWSINRFAIGNRMPDLTFYLDVDPEIGLSRIAANQEREVNRLDLESLSFHKKVREGYQLLAQANPDRIVVLDANRPIHMVEQDIVRTLEERVLKGF, encoded by the coding sequence GTGGGAAAAGAAGGTTTCTTCATAACATTAGAAGGAGGCGAAGGCTCCGGAAAAACAACGGTACTAGGTAGAGTAACGGCCTATTTACAGAACCGGTCCATGCCTTATCGAATTACTCGTGAACCGGGTGGCGTTGAGATTGCTGAGAAGATTCGTTCCATTATTCTAGATCCTGCCCATACAGCTATGGATGCGCGTACAGAGGCATTACTATATGCTGCATCAAGAAGCCAACATCTCGCCGAAGTCGTTGAACCGGCTCTTAGAGAAGGGCTTACTGTACTCTGTGACCGCTTTGTAGACAGCAGCCTCGTTTATCAAGGACATGCGAGAGGACTCGGAATAGAAGAGGTATGGAGTATTAATCGTTTTGCGATAGGGAACCGTATGCCGGATCTAACCTTTTATCTGGATGTAGACCCAGAGATAGGGTTGTCACGGATTGCAGCGAATCAAGAACGGGAAGTGAATCGTCTGGATCTGGAGAGCCTTTCTTTTCATAAGAAGGTTCGTGAAGGCTATCAATTATTAGCCCAGGCCAATCCGGACAGAATAGTAGTTCTGGATGCTAATCGCCCCATTCATATGGTAGAACAAGATATCGTGAGAACTCTTGAAGAGAGAGTATTAAAGGGTTTTTAA
- a CDS encoding pyridoxal-phosphate-dependent aminotransferase family protein — protein sequence MSPEYNVHVPLSVDEYNKLTQLISTILFTEHPPVIIPAEAILGIEAVAAGIAAPGRTIVNIVTGPYGSLFGKWLERGGATVIEVKVPFDEVVTSDQVASAIKEFSPCALSFVQAEVVTGGSNPAKEIFKIAKEFNLITVTDSVSAVGGEALLVDEWGVDFAVIGAQKALAGPNGVSAVSISPRGWQFLESNKNAPRNSILSLLDLKPSLDGTAPLRVAPNIPTLEARALILALTRIEEEGLEQIIQRHERAAAATLAGIESLGLEPWQKDSRHYSTLTTTVRIAGKQDLQIEKPIGIVAPGDGELFGHLLRINHFGTNAARKSVEEAISTLAELLKQDPDQALHAVRLAWGE from the coding sequence ATGAGCCCAGAATATAATGTACATGTGCCACTTTCAGTGGATGAGTACAATAAGCTTACACAATTGATTTCTACTATCTTGTTTACTGAGCACCCACCAGTTATCATCCCAGCTGAGGCAATTCTGGGGATCGAGGCAGTGGCTGCAGGAATAGCCGCGCCTGGTCGAACCATTGTAAATATAGTAACAGGTCCCTATGGAAGTCTATTTGGAAAGTGGCTTGAACGGGGAGGTGCAACGGTTATTGAAGTAAAGGTTCCTTTTGATGAAGTGGTCACTAGCGACCAAGTTGCTTCCGCAATTAAAGAGTTTAGCCCTTGTGCCCTTTCCTTTGTTCAGGCTGAAGTAGTTACAGGTGGTTCTAATCCGGCTAAAGAAATATTTAAGATTGCAAAGGAGTTCAATCTCATTACTGTGACGGACTCAGTTTCTGCGGTTGGGGGAGAGGCGTTACTGGTCGATGAATGGGGAGTTGATTTTGCTGTGATAGGCGCACAAAAAGCCTTGGCTGGACCTAACGGTGTTAGCGCCGTCAGTATTTCACCACGTGGCTGGCAATTTCTTGAGTCTAATAAAAATGCACCGCGTAACTCCATTCTGTCCTTGCTGGATCTCAAACCTTCGCTGGATGGCACTGCGCCGCTACGGGTTGCTCCAAATATCCCTACTTTAGAGGCTCGAGCTCTGATCCTGGCCTTGACACGAATTGAAGAAGAGGGATTGGAGCAAATCATTCAGCGTCATGAAAGGGCTGCAGCTGCTACATTAGCTGGTATAGAATCCTTGGGGCTTGAGCCTTGGCAAAAGGACAGCAGACATTATTCTACACTGACTACAACGGTTCGGATTGCTGGAAAGCAAGATTTGCAGATCGAAAAACCTATAGGCATTGTGGCTCCAGGAGACGGAGAATTATTTGGCCATCTTTTGCGGATCAATCATTTCGGAACAAATGCTGCTCGGAAAAGTGTGGAGGAAGCCATATCAACACTTGCTGAGTTATTGAAACAAGACCCTGATCAGGCATTACATGCTGTTCGGCTGGCTTGGGGGGAATGA
- a CDS encoding ABC transporter permease, with protein sequence MTNLKQVLNQPRGSKDSYNWLVISLIKALAVICCVMIAVFFIIRIVPGDPAKMILGEYSTPEALKSMHHTLGLDLPLWEQFMRFLKTLFTQGDTGNSIVMGTSTRELIMQRAPVTLLLIVMACVLAIFVSLLLATVAATHKDKLLDHLIRIFPTITLGMPIFWVGLLLILLFSVRLGWFPVGGVSEGWIGTLHSLALPAITVAFSQIPTLVRSLRAQMLEVLESDFVVTLKAAGIPSRVILFKHVLRNSALPTLMLMGVNISYLIGGTLVVEQVFGIKGIGSLLFTSISKRDFPVIQGIALYCALAVVIISLLIEIISWWLDPRTKGKQ encoded by the coding sequence ATGACGAATCTTAAGCAGGTGTTAAATCAACCTAGAGGAAGCAAGGACTCTTACAACTGGCTTGTGATATCACTTATAAAGGCGCTGGCAGTGATCTGCTGCGTAATGATAGCAGTCTTTTTCATCATCCGAATTGTGCCTGGAGATCCAGCTAAAATGATATTGGGAGAATACAGTACCCCTGAGGCGCTCAAGAGTATGCATCATACTCTTGGGCTGGACCTTCCTTTATGGGAGCAGTTCATGCGATTTCTGAAGACGCTATTTACTCAGGGGGATACTGGAAACTCCATTGTTATGGGTACATCAACAAGAGAGTTGATTATGCAGCGTGCCCCTGTCACTTTGTTGCTCATAGTAATGGCGTGTGTGTTGGCGATTTTCGTATCACTTCTGCTTGCTACAGTAGCAGCTACGCATAAGGATAAACTGCTGGATCATTTAATACGTATTTTTCCTACAATAACTTTGGGTATGCCAATCTTCTGGGTTGGCTTACTTTTAATTTTGCTCTTTAGTGTCCGGCTTGGCTGGTTCCCCGTTGGGGGAGTAAGTGAAGGGTGGATTGGAACTTTGCACAGTCTTGCACTTCCGGCAATCACCGTTGCTTTCTCACAGATCCCTACGCTGGTCCGTTCGTTAAGAGCACAGATGCTTGAAGTGTTAGAATCGGATTTTGTAGTTACACTTAAGGCTGCCGGAATACCAAGCAGGGTTATTTTATTTAAACATGTGCTGCGCAATTCGGCTCTACCAACACTGATGCTGATGGGTGTGAATATTTCATATCTAATCGGCGGTACATTGGTCGTTGAACAGGTGTTTGGAATAAAGGGAATTGGCAGTTTGTTATTCACTTCAATTTCGAAACGGGACTTTCCAGTTATTCAAGGAATAGCACTTTACTGTGCGCTAGCTGTTGTGATCATCAGTCTCTTGATTGAAATCATTTCTTGGTGGCTTGATCCCAGAACGAAGGGAAAACAATGA
- a CDS encoding cyclic-di-AMP receptor, with translation MKLIIAIIQDKDSNRLSSELVKANFRATKLASTGGFLRAGNTTFMIGVEDSQIESVLTVIRNSCKVREQLVTPVTPMSGTTDSYLPLPVEVQVGGATVFVLPVDRFEHY, from the coding sequence ATGAAGTTGATCATTGCAATTATCCAGGATAAAGACAGTAACCGGTTGTCCAGTGAGCTAGTCAAAGCCAATTTCCGTGCTACTAAACTTGCAAGTACAGGTGGATTTCTACGGGCAGGGAATACGACATTTATGATCGGGGTAGAAGACAGTCAGATTGAATCCGTATTGACCGTGATCCGTAACAGCTGTAAAGTGCGTGAACAGCTAGTCACTCCTGTAACACCGATGAGTGGAACAACGGATTCGTATTTGCCGCTTCCTGTTGAGGTACAAGTCGGTGGAGCTACTGTATTCGTACTTCCTGTAGATCGTTTTGAACATTATTAA
- a CDS encoding ABC transporter permease codes for MKTIRLEPRLYEAGKMTSGLKRIWNTPSLLVGLIMFAALILLTVFIPYISPYDPSEQNLSAFLQPPSAEHWLGTDQLGRDLFTRLIYAARTDLKIMVLAEIIPFCIGVFLGMLAGYYGKWIDTVITLLSDTLIAFPFYLIVIIVAFASGAGERGIYITFILVGWIVFARVVRGLSASFRNQEWVASAQTLGLPGVKIILRHLLPNVLPQAVVVLMTDMIGLLVAIVTLGYLGIGITPPTPDWGTMISDGQPFITTAWWLSAVPGFAVVYTGIALSLLGDGLADIWRKK; via the coding sequence ATGAAAACGATAAGACTAGAACCACGATTGTATGAGGCTGGCAAAATGACTAGCGGCTTAAAACGAATATGGAATACCCCTTCACTTCTAGTGGGATTGATTATGTTTGCTGCTCTTATTCTCTTGACTGTGTTCATACCGTATATAAGTCCCTATGATCCCTCCGAGCAAAATTTGAGCGCCTTTCTGCAGCCTCCGTCGGCTGAACACTGGCTAGGAACCGATCAGCTGGGACGTGATCTGTTTACTAGATTGATTTATGCAGCGAGGACTGATTTAAAAATCATGGTCTTGGCAGAAATCATTCCCTTTTGCATAGGTGTGTTCCTAGGAATGCTAGCAGGATATTACGGCAAATGGATTGATACAGTTATTACGCTGCTGTCAGATACGTTGATCGCTTTTCCTTTTTATCTAATCGTCATTATCGTTGCTTTTGCCAGTGGAGCAGGAGAACGAGGCATTTATATTACGTTTATCCTTGTAGGTTGGATTGTCTTTGCCCGTGTAGTGAGAGGTCTTAGCGCATCTTTTCGCAATCAGGAATGGGTGGCATCCGCTCAAACCTTAGGGCTACCCGGAGTAAAAATTATTTTGCGTCATCTGCTGCCCAATGTACTTCCGCAAGCCGTTGTCGTTCTTATGACAGACATGATTGGATTGCTTGTTGCCATTGTTACACTGGGGTATCTTGGGATCGGTATTACACCGCCAACTCCAGACTGGGGAACTATGATCTCAGATGGACAGCCCTTCATCACTACAGCTTGGTGGCTCTCAGCTGTCCCAGGATTTGCAGTGGTGTATACCGGAATAGCTTTGTCGCTCCTAGGTGATGGTTTGGCAGACATATGGAGGAAAAAATGA
- a CDS encoding ABC transporter ATP-binding protein produces MMSIQPILEINALSLAAKSKERLVNNVSFSLSKGESLGLVGESGSGKSLTLRAILGLLPNGVEQTGGTIKSDVSSAMVFQDPRGALDPLCMVVNQLAEVVYYRQKVSRKASRMIALELLERLGLPDSLKKKDRYPSQLSGGQCQRVVIALALACKPGILLCDEPTTALDVTVQRQIIETITNLQQELGFAMVFVTHNLAIAANLCSRLCVMKQGQIVEHGATLDILQNPSDPYTQMLIDSVLPLPELEGSRDSWN; encoded by the coding sequence ATGATGTCTATACAACCCATTTTAGAAATAAACGCACTATCGCTGGCAGCGAAGTCAAAAGAGAGATTAGTCAACAATGTTAGCTTTTCGCTGAGCAAAGGGGAGAGTCTAGGATTAGTAGGTGAGTCGGGTTCAGGAAAATCGCTTACGCTGCGTGCAATTCTGGGACTACTTCCAAATGGTGTTGAACAGACAGGTGGCACCATTAAGAGTGACGTAAGCAGTGCGATGGTGTTTCAAGACCCAAGAGGTGCGCTTGATCCACTCTGTATGGTTGTCAATCAGCTGGCTGAAGTCGTGTATTACAGACAGAAAGTTAGTCGAAAGGCTTCGCGAATGATTGCGCTGGAGCTACTCGAAAGGCTTGGTCTCCCTGATTCTTTAAAGAAAAAGGATCGATATCCGAGTCAGCTGTCAGGCGGTCAATGTCAACGGGTAGTCATCGCTTTGGCACTGGCGTGCAAGCCAGGTATTCTTCTCTGTGATGAGCCGACAACGGCGCTGGATGTCACGGTTCAACGACAAATTATTGAAACGATCACGAACCTCCAGCAGGAGTTGGGATTTGCTATGGTTTTTGTAACGCATAATCTCGCGATTGCAGCCAACTTGTGCTCACGCCTATGTGTAATGAAACAAGGGCAGATTGTGGAGCATGGCGCTACCCTTGATATTTTGCAAAATCCATCCGACCCTTACACACAGATGCTGATTGATTCGGTGCTTCCTTTGCCAGAGCTTGAAGGGAGTAGAGACTCATGGAACTAG
- a CDS encoding ABC transporter ATP-binding protein has translation MELALQIKDLTVHYGGFTALDCINLNLEQHTTLGLVGESGSGKSTLARVIAGLIAPHEGKILLGTQELKKKRSREQRKTIQMIFQNPDASLNPKHSIRQILSEPLLFHKIVGRTDVEQRCKELLNQVHLEQKALDKFPHEFSGGQRQRIAIARALSVEPNILIADEPTSALDVSVQLSVLELFNTLKAELNLTMLFISHDLGVINAISDTVAVMRQGKLVEQSPKDQFFIRPKHEYSYELLSAVPKMPKSSTSGGFL, from the coding sequence ATGGAACTAGCCTTACAAATAAAAGATTTAACTGTTCACTACGGCGGATTTACTGCACTGGATTGTATCAATTTGAATCTTGAGCAGCACACCACTCTTGGACTTGTTGGAGAATCCGGTTCAGGGAAATCTACGCTGGCGCGAGTAATTGCTGGACTGATTGCCCCGCATGAGGGGAAGATTCTGTTAGGTACCCAAGAGTTAAAAAAGAAAAGGAGCCGTGAGCAGCGTAAAACAATCCAGATGATCTTCCAAAATCCTGATGCATCGCTGAATCCAAAGCATTCGATTAGGCAAATTCTTTCCGAGCCCTTATTGTTTCATAAAATTGTGGGACGTACGGACGTTGAGCAAAGATGTAAAGAGCTTTTGAACCAGGTTCATTTGGAGCAAAAGGCTTTAGATAAATTCCCGCATGAATTTTCAGGTGGTCAACGGCAACGGATAGCGATCGCTCGTGCATTAAGCGTTGAACCAAATATCCTGATCGCCGATGAACCAACCAGCGCGCTGGATGTATCTGTGCAGCTTAGTGTGCTCGAACTGTTCAATACGCTGAAAGCTGAGCTTAATCTCACCATGCTTTTTATTTCCCATGATCTAGGAGTAATTAATGCAATTAGCGATACGGTAGCAGTTATGCGGCAAGGAAAGCTCGTGGAGCAGAGTCCGAAGGATCAATTCTTCATCCGGCCTAAACATGAATACAGTTACGAGCTGTTGTCGGCAGTTCCTAAAATGCCAAAATCAAGTACATCAGGAGGTTTCTTATGA
- a CDS encoding ABC transporter substrate-binding protein — translation MSYFNVSVKKPVLLGAIAVLLLMVIAGCSGSNNKAASNKDAQESASPATATQTPQAAEPAVGGTFIYGRPASVTSLDLHNQITSNNAFAIDKVFESLVAFDSKGEIVDWLAKSHSISEDGLTYTFELRDGVKFSNGTDVTAEDAVFSLERHLKVGGPLAISAKVGTIKAQDNKTLVITLKEPYTPFISELSNFSNGILPNNFGGVSEEEFFKKPIGTGPFVVESWDTAGDLTFTKNKFYWQEGKPYIDKLVYKLIEDDSQAINQLKAGEVNAIESLALQNANEIKDGADTKVITNGSWVTEQLFFNTLDEHFSDVHVRRALALALDREGLTKALTFGYAQTANSLLPTTIPYNSNDTIKALNFNVEAAKEELAKSAFPNGFTTKLLVASGNSTRAQEAQIIQAAGQTIGIKIEIESIELATFRERFFAYDFAAMLNSGQADSPEANSIIAFQTDPEGFSKSYWTHYTNDEVTKLLYEGQKTADGDARAQIYTKLLQTLADEVPYIPLYYPDVLKGIRSSVDGLVVLPNGSARFEDVHISQ, via the coding sequence ATGTCATATTTTAATGTATCTGTTAAGAAACCGGTTCTGTTGGGGGCGATAGCAGTTTTGCTATTGATGGTAATTGCAGGATGCTCGGGATCTAATAATAAGGCTGCTTCAAATAAAGATGCGCAGGAAAGTGCGAGTCCAGCAACAGCAACTCAGACTCCTCAAGCGGCAGAGCCGGCAGTAGGAGGAACCTTCATCTATGGTCGGCCTGCATCTGTAACCTCGTTGGATTTGCATAACCAGATTACGTCCAACAATGCTTTTGCAATCGACAAAGTATTTGAATCGTTAGTTGCTTTTGACAGCAAGGGCGAAATTGTAGATTGGCTTGCGAAGTCACATAGTATCAGTGAGGATGGCCTGACGTATACTTTTGAACTTCGCGACGGCGTAAAGTTTTCAAATGGTACGGATGTGACTGCAGAAGATGCTGTATTCTCCCTTGAGCGGCACTTGAAGGTTGGCGGCCCGCTGGCAATATCGGCAAAGGTCGGCACAATTAAGGCGCAGGATAACAAAACGCTTGTTATTACACTTAAAGAGCCTTATACACCATTTATCTCAGAGCTATCCAATTTCTCAAATGGCATCTTGCCTAACAATTTTGGTGGAGTTTCCGAAGAAGAATTCTTTAAGAAGCCAATTGGAACGGGACCCTTTGTGGTTGAATCATGGGATACAGCGGGGGATCTGACCTTCACTAAGAACAAATTCTACTGGCAAGAAGGTAAACCATATATTGATAAGCTTGTTTATAAGTTGATTGAGGATGATAGCCAAGCGATCAACCAGCTGAAGGCTGGGGAAGTTAATGCTATTGAATCTTTAGCGCTGCAAAATGCCAATGAGATCAAAGATGGAGCTGACACTAAAGTAATTACTAACGGCAGTTGGGTGACAGAGCAATTGTTCTTTAATACGCTGGATGAGCATTTCTCGGATGTGCATGTTCGCCGCGCGCTGGCTCTGGCACTTGATCGTGAAGGCTTGACCAAAGCATTAACGTTTGGTTATGCACAAACGGCAAACTCATTACTGCCAACAACGATTCCTTATAACTCCAATGATACAATCAAGGCTCTGAACTTCAATGTTGAGGCAGCCAAGGAGGAGCTTGCTAAATCTGCCTTCCCTAATGGATTCACTACCAAATTACTTGTAGCCTCCGGCAACAGTACAAGAGCACAAGAAGCACAAATTATCCAGGCAGCGGGTCAAACAATCGGGATTAAGATTGAGATTGAATCGATTGAGCTTGCTACTTTCCGTGAACGTTTCTTTGCATATGATTTTGCGGCAATGCTTAATAGCGGTCAAGCGGATTCCCCGGAAGCGAACTCGATCATTGCTTTTCAAACTGATCCGGAAGGCTTCAGCAAATCGTATTGGACGCATTATACGAATGATGAAGTAACGAAGCTTCTATATGAGGGCCAAAAAACTGCAGATGGCGATGCTCGTGCGCAAATCTATACTAAACTGCTGCAGACACTTGCTGATGAAGTACCTTATATTCCGCTTTATTATCCAGATGTCTTGAAAGGTATTCGTTCTTCTGTTGATGGTCTTGTTGTTCTACCTAACGGCAGCGCCCGTTTCGAAGATGTCCACATCAGCCAATGA
- a CDS encoding amidohydrolase family protein — MIDKHPELHTFKNIYIAGIEGKRFDVVIKDGYFLSITEIEPQQNNSTLTGTDLWISPGIIDLHTHMAWTDFDHADQLKRDSQQIEAMQAQAFEATLRTGVTTVRDAGGILPSTVQHLVQQYQQPLRVHTSSDMLGAADARGLKHLEQRMAEIFATGAGWIKIMATGGLGAPTEKVVDPIFSEEEFAFIVRNAHAHDKKVLVHTWGGVTIDWSIQAGVESIEHGMFLTEDQAGRLANSGVAFVPTTSIYRIAADPKGVLALNPIICERAARAAESHSKAINYAKREGVRIGFGTDYATPSLHGYNLQELDTLIDYGLTRREAWQSATKSAADILGSGNELGQIAEGFIADAVVFNVDPYQAYNAEILRNSIVSVITGAKEAELI, encoded by the coding sequence ATGATTGACAAGCATCCAGAACTGCATACATTCAAGAATATTTATATAGCAGGTATCGAAGGTAAACGTTTTGATGTTGTGATTAAGGATGGTTATTTTTTATCTATAACTGAAATAGAGCCGCAACAAAATAATTCAACACTTACAGGGACAGATCTATGGATTAGTCCAGGTATTATAGATCTTCATACGCATATGGCTTGGACAGACTTTGACCATGCAGATCAATTAAAGCGCGACTCCCAGCAGATCGAAGCCATGCAGGCACAAGCCTTTGAGGCTACTTTAAGGACAGGTGTAACGACTGTACGTGATGCAGGCGGAATTCTGCCCAGCACAGTGCAGCATCTTGTTCAGCAATATCAGCAGCCTTTAAGAGTGCATACCAGCAGCGATATGCTTGGAGCAGCAGATGCCCGTGGACTTAAGCATTTGGAACAACGGATGGCAGAAATCTTTGCTACAGGAGCGGGTTGGATAAAAATCATGGCCACAGGTGGTCTTGGAGCACCTACCGAGAAAGTGGTTGATCCGATCTTTTCCGAAGAAGAATTCGCGTTCATTGTTCGTAATGCACATGCCCACGATAAGAAGGTGCTGGTTCACACCTGGGGTGGAGTGACGATAGACTGGTCCATCCAGGCCGGTGTGGAATCTATAGAGCATGGGATGTTTCTAACTGAAGATCAGGCGGGAAGGCTTGCTAATTCGGGAGTAGCTTTTGTACCTACTACATCCATCTATCGCATTGCTGCAGATCCGAAAGGTGTTCTTGCGTTGAATCCAATCATTTGTGAACGAGCTGCCCGTGCTGCTGAATCACATTCCAAAGCCATTAATTATGCAAAAAGAGAGGGCGTTCGTATTGGATTCGGTACAGATTATGCTACACCCTCATTACATGGTTACAACCTTCAAGAACTGGATACGTTGATTGATTATGGCTTAACTCGCAGAGAAGCGTGGCAGTCAGCTACTAAAAGCGCTGCTGACATTCTAGGGAGCGGTAACGAGCTGGGGCAGATTGCAGAAGGTTTTATTGCAGATGCTGTTGTTTTCAATGTCGATCCATACCAGGCGTATAATGCAGAGATACTTCGAAACAGTATCGTTTCCGTAATTACTGGAGCGAAGGAAGCGGAATTAATTTAG
- a CDS encoding YaaR family protein produces MKINPGYRPLKSEMPNAEGANKPVQQKTFSDVFQQQSEQKTKDELNRQIKEIQSQGDRLSKSMTIRELTIYRMMIKRFLEETARRGVILKETRGWDRRGRGKRYKLLEEIDSALLSMADDLLNSEQGRIDLLGRVGEIRGLLINLSF; encoded by the coding sequence TTGAAGATCAATCCGGGGTATAGGCCCTTGAAGAGTGAGATGCCAAATGCAGAAGGGGCTAACAAACCCGTTCAGCAAAAAACGTTCTCTGATGTTTTTCAGCAGCAAAGTGAGCAGAAAACCAAAGATGAACTGAATCGCCAGATCAAAGAAATACAGTCTCAAGGCGATCGTTTATCTAAGTCTATGACGATTCGTGAGCTTACCATCTACCGGATGATGATCAAAAGATTTCTGGAGGAAACGGCTCGAAGAGGCGTCATTCTGAAGGAAACACGCGGATGGGATCGACGTGGACGTGGCAAGCGTTACAAGCTGCTTGAGGAAATTGATTCGGCTTTGCTATCAATGGCAGATGATTTGCTGAATAGTGAGCAAGGCCGGATCGATCTGTTAGGACGCGTTGGAGAAATCCGTGGGTTGTTAATCAACCTTTCTTTTTAA